The DNA sequence AAAACGTTTTTCAAATACGTCTGTTGTAGGGTTATTAAGTCTTGTATAAATGTTCCCTAGTTCTTTTAAAGCAAACAGGTTTGCAGCGTGTTCAACATCACGAAATTCATATGCAGTTGTTTGATAGATAGGAACCGCCATAGTCCCTTGAGAGTCTTTTTCATATCCTGCATGGAGAGCTTTTGTTTGTATATCCATAAATATCCTTTAATTGTTTTCTGTATATTCGTTTTTTAATTTACTAAGAAATTCAAGAATTCTCTCTTGATAGTCTATAGTTTCTTCATCTTTTGTCAGTAAAACTAATGGTTTGAGTAGTTTCATATCTATTTTATTGGCATATCGAGGAACTATTTTTAACTCCTGCTGGATATGTAAAACTAGTTTGTCAATATCTAAACCATTGTCTGTTACAACTTTTTCAACAATCTCTTTAGTGTTAAGCATTAAGAGGTTCGCTCTGTTTTCATCATTGTTATATATATCCATTGCCATCTCTTTGACAAGAATATAGCTTTCTTCAGGCGGATTGTCATTAGCTGCAATCATAAGTGCAAAGACTTTTGCCCGGAATTCTAAAGAACCGTGATGATGTACAAATAACTCTCTAAAAGCATTAAAAAAGCGATATTTTAATTTAAAAGCAAAATTCATCTATATTCCTTAGGTGATATTATACATTGAAATGATATAATTCCAAAAAAAATTGGATTTAAAAGAAAGGAAAAACATGGGTAGAGCCTTTGAATATAGAAAAGCATCAAAACTAAAGCGCTGGGGAGCAATGTCAAAATTATTCCCGAAACTTGGAAAAGTTATCACGATGGCAGCGAAAGAGGGTGGCCCTGATCCCGATCTAAATCCAAAACTGCGTACGGCTATTTTAAATGCAAAAGCTGAAAATATGCCAAAAGACAATATTGACGCGGCAATCAAACGTGCAACTGCAAAAGATCTTGCAGATATGAAAGAGGTAAACTTTGAAGGTAAAGCTCCTCATGGTGTTTTAATCTTCATTGAATGTGCTACTGATAACAATACAAGAACAGTTGCTAACGTAAAATCTATTTTAAACAAAAACAACGGTGAGATGTTAACAAACGGTTCATTGGAGTTTATGTTCTCACGTAAAGCAATTTTTGAATTTGTATTGAAAGAAGATATGGATTTAGAAGAGTTAGAACTAGAACTTATTGATGCAGGTTTAGAAGAGATTGAAGCAGAAGAGGGTGTTGTACTCGCAACAGCTGACTATACAAGTTTTGGTACAATGAACGAAGCATTAGAAGGTATGGGTGTAGAGATGACAAAAGCAACTCTGGAGAGAATGGCAAATACACCGGTTGAACTTACAGAAGAGCAACAAGCTGATATCGATAAAATCTTAGAAAGATTAGAAGATGATGAAGATGTTCAAAAGGTTTATACAAATATAGCGTAATGCAGTATATTCAAGAACATTTTACTTCTACATTAGAGGTGAAGCAATCTAAGTTTATTGCTCACCTTGTCCCTTACAAACTTTATGAAACTACATTAGAACAACTCAAAATTGAACATCCTAAAGCCAGACATTTTGTTACTGCATACCGATATTTGAATGAATATGATCAAATAGTTGAACATTCAAGTGACGACGGTGAACCAAAGGGAACTTCAGGAAAACCTTCATTAATGGTTCTTCAAGGACAGGAGTTAATCAATATAGCAGTCATTATCGTAAGATATTTTGGCGGAACAAAATTAGGTACTGGTGGTTTAGTACGTGCTTACAGTGATGCCGTAAATCAAGTATTAGATGATGCAAAGCTTTTTGAATATGAAAAAGAATTTATAAAAAAAGTTTCTGTTGATTATGCAGATGTAAGATTATTAGAATATGAATGTGAAACACTTGGAGTGAAAATAGTTGATAAAGAATTTACTACACATGTAGTGTATACTTTAAAATCTACAAAAGAGAGTTTAGAAACTCTCTTTAATAAACTAGAACGTGTAATAAAAGAGTTGTAAGAACTAATGCATTCCTTGAACTGCATTTCCCATATCCCACATTGGTAGGAAAATACCAAGAGCAAGTAAAATAACCATACCTGCAATCATAAATAACATGATAGGTTCAATTGCTTCACTAAGACCGTCGATGATAGCATCAAAACGCATTTTGTAGTAATCCGCTACTTTTTTGACCATAGTATCTAAAGTACCACTATCTTCACCGGCACGAACCATCTGTATAATCATATTTTCAAAAAGGCCAGTTTCTTCAAGACCTTTATTAAGTGCTCCACCTTTTTCAACAGTAGCTCTTACAGAAAGCAATTTTTGTTTCAGTGGCAGGTTGTCAATCATACTAATTGATGTATCCAATGCTTCTGCAATTGGAATTCCGGCACGAACAAGCTCAGAAAAAACAAGAGTGAATCTACTAAGTGTTGAAAACATAATAAGGTTTTTAATCAGATATGTTCTTAGTAGAAATTTATGCCATTTGAATCGTATGTGTTCATAATTATTAATCATATATTTAAAAATAATTAGTGCAATAAATAGACCAAGTAATACATAAGGGCCATAATTATTAAAAATATGTTCAAGAGTTAATAATATCTTTGTCGGTAATGGAAGATCTGCATGAAGTTTTTCAAACATCTCTTTAAATTTAGGAACAACATAGGTAATTAAAATTGTAAAGGCGATGGCCATTGCAATCATAACGTTTCTTGGATAGGCCATAGCTTTTTTAAATTTTACTACGTTTGAGCGAATTTCCTCAAGCATATCTGCTAAGGCATAAAGAGCTTCATCCAAGTTACCTGTTTTCTCACCTAGTTGTACCATTGCTATTGTAAGATTACCAACTTCAAAACGGAAGTTTTGCATAGAATTTGATAATGATTGTCCTGAGTTGATATCATCTGCAACTTTTGAAAAAACAGTTTCAAGTGCTTGGTCTAATGTTGCATTGGCAATTTCAGTTAACGAATCATGAATAGAAATACCTGCATTGGTCATAACTGCTAACTGACGTATAGCTGCTATTAAAGAATCTGGTTTTATTTTCTTTTTTCTGTAGTTTTTAAGAAAATCAGCTTTTAACCTTTTGATTTTATCTTCAAAAGGTTCTTCAGCTTCTGCAATTTTAATAATAATACCGGTAAATTTCAGTTTAGCATAATTCATCGCTTCTTTTTTATCTTCAGCATATAAACCTACTAATTCTTTTTTACCGTGTTTTAAGACTGTTGCTTCAAAATATTTCATTCTTTTGCCACCTTTAAAACTTCTTCAATACTAGTGATTCCATCAATAGCTTTTTGAATACCGTTTTGGAATATATTTACAAAGCCTTCTTTTTGTGCTTGTTCAAGTATAGCATCTTTTGATGCACCTTTTGCAATAAGTGTAGAAATTTCTTCAGAAACAGGTAATACTTCACAGATCATTTCTCTACCCATATAACCTGTTCCACCACACTCTTTACATCCTTTTCCTTTAAAAAAGCGTATTCCTTCTGGAACTGCACCATTAATCTCTTCCAAAACTGATGCCGATAATTCATCTTCTATTTTACAATGAATACATATCTTTCTAACTAATCTTTGTGCCTGGATAGCAACTAAAGCACCACTAATAAGATAGTGTTCAATTCCCATATCTGCCATACGAGGAATAGCACTGATAGCATCATTAGTATGGAGAGTTGAAATAACTAAGTGACCCGTTAATGCAGCTTTTACTGCAATTTCAAGTGTCTCTTGATCACGAATCTCACCAATCATGATTTTATCGGGGTCTTGACGAAGAATAGAACGGAGAGCATCTGCAAAGCTAAGGCCAACTTTTGGGTTGACTTGAACTTGCTGAATTAAGTTCATTCTATACTCAACAGGGTCTTCAACTGTAATAACTTTATCTTCTACATTTCTTAGTTCATTTAATGCACCGTAAAGTGTAGTAGTTTTACCAGAACCTGTAGGACCAGTTACTAAGATAATTCCATAAGGGGCTTTAAGTGCTTTAATCAGTTTACTATAACTGACTTGGTCCATGCCGGCTTCTTCAAGTTTTACAAGTGCTTTTTGTTTGTCTAAAACCCTCATTACAATTGATTCACCGTATAGAATCGGTAATGTAGAGATACGGAAATCATATTCTCTAGCTCCAACACTTGTAGAAAAACGGCCATCTTGAGGTTTACGTTTTTCTGCAATATCTAGGTTAGATAACAGTTTTAGGCGAGATGCTAATGGTGGATAAATATCTTTTTCAAAGATAAACATCTCAGAAAGTCTTCCATCGACACGACCACGAACAACACAGTTTTTTTCTGTAGGTTCAACATGAATATCACTTGCACGTCCATTAATACATGTTTTCAAGATAACATCAATAAGTTGTAAAATAGAAGATGCCTCTTGTTGTTCTTCCAAAGATGTAATAGAATTTAATTCATCACGAATCTTTTTTACAAGACCTTTAACACTGTCTTTAAGACCAATTTTATATAAATAAGAAGAAATTTGTTTTTTTGTAGCAAGAGCAATTTTTACTACTTTTCTTGGAAAAAGCCTTTGTAATGCTTCTTGAGCTTCAATGTTTAGAGGGTCATTTATAGCAATAGTTACACTCATATCATCATGAGAGATAGGTATTGCATTGTGCTTTTGTAATTGATTAAGTGGGACTTGTTCTGTAAGGTTATAGTCCATGTCTATTGAATCAAGGTCAACGAACATGAGGTCTAGTTCATGAGCTAGTTTTTCTATAACTATACTTTCTTGAATATAGTCATAATTATCTATAATAGAAAGATCATACACACCATCACGTACTTGCTGGACAATAAATCTTACAAGCCTATCCATAGTCATAAAACCGGAGAGTGTAATGTCTCTAAGAACAAGGTTCTCACTGACACCTTTTGCAAGGAGTCTGTCAACCTGTCCCTTCATAATAGAGCCGTTGGCTAATAAGTCTGTTGTTATTCTATCCATCTAAATTACCAATTACCAATATATATGTCGTTTAATTAACATAGTATCATAATATTCTTCAATTACCATTTTTGAAATTTTATAATCTTTCTCTAGATAGAGTTTATATGAGACTTTATTATTACTTGGATCATCAAAAATATAAAGTGTTCTTTTTTCATGTTTACCTAGCTTTGCATAAAATTCAAATACTTTAGATAACACATAATCGGTAGTTGGAAGATTAAACTTAGATAGGTCATTATCATCCAAAAGAGCATGGTATAAAAGCTTTTTTTGCATGAATATTACAGAAAAATATGCAGAATTCGCGCGAGCTTCAGGAGAAAGTTTCAGCATAGCTATGGGCAAAGCTAATCTATCTATATAATCTGCTTTTAAACATGAAAAAGCATATAAGGAGAGATACTCCTCATCTTTAGTATGTCTGGAAAACTTCTCAAAACCTAAATTACAGGCATCTTCATACTTTTTATTTTGATATAAATTTAAAATATCTTGTTTTACATTACTATATAAATTTATTGCTAGAAAAAAAATAATAAAAATTTTCATTGAAACTTCCCTGTTGTAATATCATCTAAAAGTAGTTCAGCATTATTTGAATGAGAAAACTTTATATATTCACGTAATGCTTTTTTTGCTAACTCAGGTTTGCCCAGTTTTACAAGTGATCTTGAGAAAATCAACCAACTGTCTTCATTTTCTTTATCTAGCTGATTTGTAACAAGTGCATAATTATACGATTTTGAGTAATCTTCAAGAGCATAATATTGTTTCGCTAAAAAAAGACTAAGCGCAGGACTATTGTTCTTTTTGAACCTTGTTTCAGCATCTCTAATATCCTGTAAGCTTGTTTTTTTGGCAATAACAATTTTTTTACTTGGTGCAGCTTTTTCCTCAATTTCTACATCTTCGGTAGTAACAGTTTGTTTAGCCGTAGGTTTCTGTTTTACCTTTGGTGGGTTGGCAGCTGTTGCATAAGATGTATTAAAAGTCTCTTCTTCTGGAGTATTACTATAGTATCCATCAGAAGACTCTTGAATTTTTTTCATAAAGTCTAAAGATGGTTTTAATACAACTTTATTATCTTGCTGAGGTGCTTCAAAAGACACTGATTGCGTATCTATAACATTTGAAATCATAGGCGTTGATTGTTGTTTTTCTTCTTGCTTTGTAGAAGTTACTACTGCTATTTTTGAAGTATTTTCTTCTACAGACTTTGGTTGTAGAATTCTTTGAGAAGAATTATCTTTATTAGCTGAAGAGATGTAAAAAGATACAGATGTAATTATTACAATTAAACTAAGTGTAATAATGGCATGTGGCAAAAAAGATTTGACTTTATATTTAAGCCATCTTCTTTCTAAGTCCCTTGTATTAAGCATTAATGAGTCCTGTATGTATCGCAGCCATTTCAATTAGTTTATTTGAAATTTGATCTGTTTTAATTTCGTAAAGTTGATTGTTTTTTTCATAAGTAGCTAAAATATCAAATAGAGAATAAAGCAGCTTATTAGTGTCTCTATAATTTCCATTCGTTAAAGAATGGATTCTTTTAACAGACTTTTGTGTAAATAAATTAGCACTATCAAAACAATTGGCTTTCATGAGTTTTTTTTGAATATATATTTTTAGTTCTAAACTTGATGCATTTTCTAGTTCAATTGTCTCCCAAATTCTTGTTTGAAAATGCTCTTTAGCAATAAGATCTTCTTTTTCTGTTTTATGTAAAGTTATAACAAATTTAATTGTTCTACTATCAGAAAGGAGTCTGATTTTTTCCATAAGTGTTTCAGAATAAAGCTGTGCTTCATCTAGTAAAACTACAGGAACATGTTCAAGCTCTTTGGAACCGACAATTTTCATAAACTGTGTAAAATTCAATTCACCGTTATATTTTGTATCAAAGATATCTTGAGCCAAAGTTTTGTAAAATTCACTTTCATCAATAATAGGGGTTTGATATAAATAGATGTGGTGTGTTTCTAATAGATCTCTATAAATTTTTGTCAAAAACATACTCTTACCTGTACCCGGCTTTCCAAAAAGAAGAATCATTTTAAGAGGTTTTTTTATAGAGTCTTTCAACGATTGATAAATCGTTGAAACTCTGTCAAGTTGAATATAATCATTTGCATTGACAGTATCTAAAAATACACTTTTAGATTTTATATAGATACTACTCATATATATTACTACCTAGTTTTATTTATCATCATTTGATGAAGTTTCTTTAACTTTAGTAGTAGCTTTATCAATTTGATTTCTTGGAGCTGTTAATAGATCATTACTTAGACCTTCATACCCTAGATCTGATAAAGATAGATTAGCTTTATCTTTATGAATAATATGCGGTTCAATAATGATAACTAACTCTTGTACCTCTTTAACATCTTCTTCATATTTAAAAAGATAGTTAAGTACTGGGATGTCTCCTAAAAGAGGTACTTTGTTGGAATCAACAGAATTTTTAGTATTAATTAGTCCCCCAAGAATAATTCTATTGCCATCTTTTACTGTTACAACAGAAGAGAGTTGACGACGTGTTAAGTCAGGTGGCATATCTCTACCTGTATTACTAGTACCTGTTATATCTTGTGTTGTTTCTGAAAGTGAAGGATTGATTTTTAATGTAATAGTATTGTCATTTGCAATTTCTGGTGTAATTGTTAAAAGTACACCTGCAAATACAGACTGGACAGTATCACTTTGGGTAGTTGCAGCAACGCCACCACCTGTTCCTTGTTGATTAGTTGCAGATTTGATTTTATAAAAAAATTCAGTACCTGCTGTAATAAGTGCAGGCTGATTATTTAGTGTTAAGACCTTAGGGTTTGAAATAGATGTAACATCACCTTGCGTTTTCAGAAATTTAATTACCTCTTTAAGCGTACCACCAGCTTTTACACTCATTAAATGCGCAGCACCGTTAGCCCCTCCAGCGGCGATAGCAGTTTCTGTAACATCAATATTTGTTCCGTCTGTACTATCCCATTTAGTAACATTATTATTATCTAAGTAATGTACACCAAGCTCCACATTTTGAAGTGCGTAAAGTTGCTTCCAATCAATACCGGTAGTTTTACCTTCTTTCATTGTTACAGCTAAGAGTTGAACATCTATAAGAACTTGCAGTTGTACTTTTTCCTGAAGTCTTTTTAGATAATTTTCAAAACGCTTCATCTGTTTATTTGTTGCAGTTACAGTAATTAAACCAGCATTTTTATTAATTATTGGGTGAGATGCTTCATATTTATCACTAGGGCTGTTGAGAACTTTTACAAATTCTTCATCTAATTGATCCCAAAATTTTACTTCATCAGTACTTTCTATTTTAATACCCGTATCAGAAGTTGCAGATGTTGTTGATGAACCAGCTATAGGTTGACCGTCTGGCCCGATCGCTGTTGTCGTTGTTCCACTACTACTTGAACCACTTGTATTTTGAGTACCAGAAGAAGAACTTAAAGTAATATCAGTACTTCCCGTACTTTTTCTTTGTGATAAGATATAGTCTATGTTATAGACCTTAGTTGTTAAATAAGAGATTTTTAATAAATTATTCTCAAGTGTATAAGAGAGGTTGTTTTCATTGAGAATAATATTAAGAACTTCATCAATAGTCAAATTCTTTAGATTTGTCTTATTGAGTTTTGTCTCTAAAAACTTTTCTGCATAAGGATCTGTTACAACGATACTAAATCCACATTCATCACTTAATTGATCAATAAAATCAATAATTTTCGTATTTTTAGCAGAACTAATACTAAAAAGTTCATAAGAACAATCAGCAAAACTACTTGTTGATACTACTGCAGTTAATAAAGCTGCGCAAATTGATGTTTTTATATGTTTCTTCATATCCAATCCCTAATTGTTATTAAATTTTAAACTTTTATGTTTAGTTTTTGTAGATAGTACAATAGTAGTTTGACCTCTTTTTAAAACAACCATCTTGTTATCTACTTTTTCTAGCTTATAGCTATATACATTTTGTCCCTCTTTATACCATTTACCATCAATAAGTGCTGACTTATTAATAATTGCCTCGAGTGAAAGCTTACCTTTTTTCTTTTCTGTGTCTTTTGCACTTTTAGTTGTTGAAGACACTTTAATTTTAGAAGGTGCTCTATATGAGCGAGGCATAGCACCTTTTTTCTTGTCATCTTCTTTTATTATAAAGATAAAAGGATCTTTGGCAGATACAAGATAAGAGTTTTTTGCTCCAACACGAGCTGGTTTAATTGCAGCAACTTGTTCATCAACCCATGAAAGCTCACTCGCTTTACTATTAGAAGTAGTAGAAACAGTAGCAGCGATCAATCCAGTTGATACAAACAATGATGTTATGATTGCATATTGTAAAGTTTTCATTAGTATGTAATCCCCCAAACTGATATATTTAAATCTGAAGAGATTTTTTTATCTTTCGCCTCGACATTGAAGTCATGAAGATCTACAACTAGTTCACTTTGCTCTAATGCATTGATAAACTGCAGGGTATTAGTAAATCTTCCCGTCGATTCTACAGATATATCTAATACGTGACCAAAAGATTGATCTTTTTTTGCATGCTTGTTTATAAAAGTTTGAACTTTCATATTATATCTTTGAGCATGTGTCGCAATTGAATCTATATATTCACCCCAGCTTCTTTCATCATAGATTAGAGCTGAAATAGTTTCAATTTTACTTTTAATATATGCATTGTTCTCTTTTGTAAGAGCGATTTTTTGATTAATAGTCTTAATCTCATTATTTAAATTTGTAATTACAGATTCAGGATTATTCTGTAAATAAACTTTATCAACATTGATTTTATTTTGTAAAGCTACAACATTCGCTCTAGTTTTTTCAAAGCCAGCAAAAGAACTGTCCCAAAATAAAAGGTAAGAGAAAGCAAAGATACCAACAACAATCATTACATAGATTAGTTGAGTGTCTTTTTTAGACTTATCTTTAAACGCCGTATCTATTTTATGTAAATAATCTTCTATATTTATCTTCATGGCAGTTTCACCTTAAGTTCACTAAGATACATTTTAGAAGAATCATCTAACATAATTTTTTCAAGTTCAAAAGTATATTTTCCTTCATAAACTTTTGTCAGGTGTTCAACTAATTCTGTAGTTTGTCTATCTCTTTTTGATGCTAAATAAATAGTGAGAACTTTTTTATCTTTAGTTTCTTCACTATAAGAAGTTCTTGTTGCTTTCACATCATATTTAGACATCTCTTTTGCAAAAAGAGCAAGTAACTTAGCTTTCATCGGATAATCGACTTTTACTTGATGAATTTTAATCAGAGTGTTTTTCTTATCATTATACTCTGTTTCTTCTTTTGTTAAAAGTTGCATCGATTTGTCTTTATCAGCTAGTCTATTCTTAATTGTAGCTTCTCTTGTAACTCTTGTATTATGAAGTTCTTTATATTTCTGTTGTAAAAGATCTTCCTGTAAAGCTTGTGCATATGTTAAAACCCAATAAGTTATAGGATAAGCAAATGCTAAAGCAAGAGAAGCTGCAATTACTGTGATGAGACGTCCACTATCTCTTTCAATAAAGCGAGGAGGGCGTCTATAGTCTGTAAAGTTACATCTATATTTGTTTTCATTAGAAAGGTTTGAGTATAAATGCATCAATGCATGAAGCTGATCAACATATTCATTATTCTCAAATCCATAGTCAAAGTTAAACTGACTAGATGGTATATTTAACTCTGCTTCAATCATTTCATGAAGTTCTGTAACAGTTTGTGTTTGCGAACCAATATAGATATGATCGATTTTGTCAATTTCAAAAGCTCTTTTTGTATACGTTAATATGTCATTAATATTTGCAAAAAGTTCTTTATAAAGTTTGATAATGTAGCTTTTATACTCACTATCAGTTTCTTTGAGGTTTGTTTGCGTAAAGAAGTTTAAGAATTCATGATAATCAATTCTTTCTCCGTAAAGTTCACAAAACCTTTCATGCATATCTATAAAAGAGTATTTAATAGATTTTGTATAGAGAAAATCTTTCTCTGAATAGAGTGTTAAGAATGCGTCGTTTTCTTGAAAATAAATATAACAATGTACACCTGAACCGTCAATTATCTCTTTTGTATATAAAGATTTAATTAATAATGGAACAGGGATGATAACATCTATATATTTGATTTTATCTACAACCGGCGAGAAAGTGTTTGTAACATCTAGCGGATCAACTATAAATACATGGAAGTGTCTGTTTTCTTCGTCAAGATTATTAAAAGATTCTATATATTGTATTTTGTATTCAACAGCTTGGTCAAGAGCAAGCTCATCATACGCTTTATTACTTAGAGCATCGAATACATCTTCTTCTGGAATATTTTTACTTATTTCAATTTGAGCAGTAATAAACTCTTTTGTATTTAAGTAAGAAATAACCAGTTGTTCTTTTGAGAACTCTGGAGATTTTTCTTCGCTAATAAAGCTTGAAATACCTTTAAAATAGTTTTCTTTATATGGATTAACCGATAATACACTTGAGAAAGAGCGTTGTTCTGATTTACTCATAAACTATAATCCTATTTAAACTGTACCAATATCATAGCACAGAATTCATCTTTTTTGTAAAATTCTATCCTATAAACTCTATTGTCTTGATCGATAGAATAAAATTTATTCATATCATCTTTTCTAATAGTTATGTTACTTTCATCCTCTGTGTTTTTGGATGAAAAGCCTATAACGTTTACACGATAACCTTTTATACTTAAAACTTTAAAATCGTCAGATACAAAAAATTTTGAAGCTTTCTTGATGGAAAATAGTTTTCCATCTATCTCGACTGCAAAATTTTCCGGGCTTTTCGGACAAATTTCAAAGTACTGAGGTTTAAGTTTAGTAACTAGGTTGTTACCGATATAAACCTCGTAAACCCCTTTAGACTCTTTGATTTTCCCTAAAGAATGGGAAAAACTAAAGTCGTTACTTTTTGATTTTATCGGAATAAACCTTAAAATTTTTTTTATATTGTTTAAATCTAGGAAAAAATTGCCATTTATGCTTAAAGTACCATAATTTCGCAGAACTTTTGTTATCTCTTTTTCATTGAGTTCAAAGTCTCTACTATATTTAATACCCATTATTTTCATATACTCTTCAATAGCTAAGAGTTGATAAAAAACTTTTTGTGCCAGTGAAGAGAGATTTTTACTTGTTTCAATTGCAAAAGCAGGTTTGTTATGGGTAACCGCAAAATATGTTAGTGAGAGCTGCATAGCTTCATCTTCATATTTTGTTTTTGTGTTTTTCACATCAAACTTGTGGTGTTTAGCCAAAAGTCTTTGGTTGATATTTTTTTTGACATTAACGGCAATGTCGTTCAAGTTTCCAAAAGTTTGGTTTTGCTTGAGTTGGCATTGGTCAATAACACATGTCTGTCCCCATGCATTTGGGTTAAAAATACTTCCTTTATTCTCTTTTCTGTAAAATCCATGTCCATCATGTAAGTTTACAACTAACGAAACATTGGGTGATAATATAATTTGTTTGATCTCATCCACAATCTTTTTATCTTGATCATTTGGTTTAATAAAAGAGAATTTCCTGTTCATATCCCCGTGAATTCCGCGTTCGTTTCTGAGGATGCTTTCTTGATTTAAATTAGGGATAATCCATAAGTTCTTAGAAGTTATTTGATAGTGTGTTGCCAGTAACGAAGCTGCGAAATACCCTCCCGGCTCATTTCCGTGAATTCCACCGATTACTAAAAGTGTTGTATTTGAATCCGGATTTTCTTTTTTTATAAGTTGGATATTTGAAGCGAATAATAGTGAGTAGCCAAAGAGACAGATTAAAAATAGTTGTTTCATCTATCTCTCTGTAATAATAGAGATCCCGTTATTTTGGAATTTCACAATTAAAGTTTTGTCCCCAATAAAAGAAAAAGAATCTGATTTATAGTTTTCTTTAAAAGTGATCTTATAAATATTTTGAGTATCAGGATATGGTAATACATTAATATTTGTAAAGATAATTGTTTTATCTTCTTTTTTATTAAAAATACGTGTTTTATAAGTTGTGAATTGTTCTATATCCATACCGTCAAAACGTTTAAAACTCTGATCGTAAAAACTGAGATACTTTTCTAGATCGTTATAGATCCATGCATATCTCCACTTATATAAATCAGATAAAATGTGTGCAAGAGCCTCTTTTGGAACATCAGTTTTTACATCTGCTTCATCAATGAGAAGAACTGTTTTAGAGATGTCTATGTGTTTGTCTAAACATTCAATACTTGGATTATTGATCGCAATACAACCTTTTGTAAATTCATCTCTTTCTTGATTAAGAGGTAAACCGTGAATCCATATTCCTTGACCTGTTTTATGGCGATATTGATCATAAACGTTAGGATAAGATGTTACAAAAGCTAAAGGACCGTAGAAAGGATCTACTTTAGCTATCTTTTGTGTAAGTTCATAAA is a window from the Sulfurimonas sp. C5 genome containing:
- the mshL gene encoding pilus (MSHA type) biogenesis protein MshL, yielding MKKHIKTSICAALLTAVVSTSSFADCSYELFSISSAKNTKIIDFIDQLSDECGFSIVVTDPYAEKFLETKLNKTNLKNLTIDEVLNIILNENNLSYTLENNLLKISYLTTKVYNIDYILSQRKSTGSTDITLSSSSGTQNTSGSSSSGTTTTAIGPDGQPIAGSSTTSATSDTGIKIESTDEVKFWDQLDEEFVKVLNSPSDKYEASHPIINKNAGLITVTATNKQMKRFENYLKRLQEKVQLQVLIDVQLLAVTMKEGKTTGIDWKQLYALQNVELGVHYLDNNNVTKWDSTDGTNIDVTETAIAAGGANGAAHLMSVKAGGTLKEVIKFLKTQGDVTSISNPKVLTLNNQPALITAGTEFFYKIKSATNQQGTGGGVAATTQSDTVQSVFAGVLLTITPEIANDNTITLKINPSLSETTQDITGTSNTGRDMPPDLTRRQLSSVVTVKDGNRIILGGLINTKNSVDSNKVPLLGDIPVLNYLFKYEEDVKEVQELVIIIEPHIIHKDKANLSLSDLGYEGLSNDLLTAPRNQIDKATTKVKETSSNDDK
- a CDS encoding YebC/PmpR family DNA-binding transcriptional regulator — translated: MGRAFEYRKASKLKRWGAMSKLFPKLGKVITMAAKEGGPDPDLNPKLRTAILNAKAENMPKDNIDAAIKRATAKDLADMKEVNFEGKAPHGVLIFIECATDNNTRTVANVKSILNKNNGEMLTNGSLEFMFSRKAIFEFVLKEDMDLEELELELIDAGLEEIEAEEGVVLATADYTSFGTMNEALEGMGVEMTKATLERMANTPVELTEEQQADIDKILERLEDDEDVQKVYTNIA
- a CDS encoding type II/IV secretion system protein — encoded protein: MDRITTDLLANGSIMKGQVDRLLAKGVSENLVLRDITLSGFMTMDRLVRFIVQQVRDGVYDLSIIDNYDYIQESIVIEKLAHELDLMFVDLDSIDMDYNLTEQVPLNQLQKHNAIPISHDDMSVTIAINDPLNIEAQEALQRLFPRKVVKIALATKKQISSYLYKIGLKDSVKGLVKKIRDELNSITSLEEQQEASSILQLIDVILKTCINGRASDIHVEPTEKNCVVRGRVDGRLSEMFIFEKDIYPPLASRLKLLSNLDIAEKRKPQDGRFSTSVGAREYDFRISTLPILYGESIVMRVLDKQKALVKLEEAGMDQVSYSKLIKALKAPYGIILVTGPTGSGKTTTLYGALNELRNVEDKVITVEDPVEYRMNLIQQVQVNPKVGLSFADALRSILRQDPDKIMIGEIRDQETLEIAVKAALTGHLVISTLHTNDAISAIPRMADMGIEHYLISGALVAIQAQRLVRKICIHCKIEDELSASVLEEINGAVPEGIRFFKGKGCKECGGTGYMGREMICEVLPVSEEISTLIAKGASKDAILEQAQKEGFVNIFQNGIQKAIDGITSIEEVLKVAKE
- a CDS encoding type II secretion system F family protein, which produces MKYFEATVLKHGKKELVGLYAEDKKEAMNYAKLKFTGIIIKIAEAEEPFEDKIKRLKADFLKNYRKKKIKPDSLIAAIRQLAVMTNAGISIHDSLTEIANATLDQALETVFSKVADDINSGQSLSNSMQNFRFEVGNLTIAMVQLGEKTGNLDEALYALADMLEEIRSNVVKFKKAMAYPRNVMIAMAIAFTILITYVVPKFKEMFEKLHADLPLPTKILLTLEHIFNNYGPYVLLGLFIALIIFKYMINNYEHIRFKWHKFLLRTYLIKNLIMFSTLSRFTLVFSELVRAGIPIAEALDTSISMIDNLPLKQKLLSVRATVEKGGALNKGLEETGLFENMIIQMVRAGEDSGTLDTMVKKVADYYKMRFDAIIDGLSEAIEPIMLFMIAGMVILLALGIFLPMWDMGNAVQGMH
- a CDS encoding YigZ family protein, with product MQYIQEHFTSTLEVKQSKFIAHLVPYKLYETTLEQLKIEHPKARHFVTAYRYLNEYDQIVEHSSDDGEPKGTSGKPSLMVLQGQELINIAVIIVRYFGGTKLGTGGLVRAYSDAVNQVLDDAKLFEYEKEFIKKVSVDYADVRLLEYECETLGVKIVDKEFTTHVVYTLKSTKESLETLFNKLERVIKEL
- a CDS encoding ATP-binding protein, whose translation is MSSIYIKSKSVFLDTVNANDYIQLDRVSTIYQSLKDSIKKPLKMILLFGKPGTGKSMFLTKIYRDLLETHHIYLYQTPIIDESEFYKTLAQDIFDTKYNGELNFTQFMKIVGSKELEHVPVVLLDEAQLYSETLMEKIRLLSDSRTIKFVITLHKTEKEDLIAKEHFQTRIWETIELENASSLELKIYIQKKLMKANCFDSANLFTQKSVKRIHSLTNGNYRDTNKLLYSLFDILATYEKNNQLYEIKTDQISNKLIEMAAIHTGLINA